One genomic segment of Alphaproteobacteria bacterium HT1-32 includes these proteins:
- a CDS encoding HAMP domain-containing protein, with protein MIWSIRSKIILIGILSAIALTSLQGISFFTGARVGDSVTESESLNQQVTLTSEMKIANLEMVLAAMDSIIDKEEGSIQPERKEVIAASISTLQSNGNQLLTLAETSEGREKITSIIEKIDPLAAGIQVDLAELIVRNAPIEEFARIDDVIDTYGEGMQEALNEYESYLSSRFTQSIKDVGNTLDGARTIGITAYAVALVVLAAALFILGRDIVTGVSSMTASMKRLVDGDDSVEIPGIGKRDEIGRMAEAVQVFKVNAIEIRRLGEQREVERQQAEAERVATMRRLGDNFRDSVGGVVNNVAESARIMTNSSATMSGATQNADEQATAVATAAQDAAVNVQTVAAAAEELSSSINEISRQVTVSTEIAASAMGEVRRTTEMVQGLTNAADKIGDVVSLITDIAEQTNLLALNATIEAARAGDAGKGFAVVASEVKNLANQTGKATEQISQQIAGIQEATQRSAEAISGISETISRINEISVSVASAVEEQGAATGEIAANIEQAAAGTNIVSESIRGVTGAISETSAASVQIDDAVRNLAAQTDNLTAEVEKFLGHIQNG; from the coding sequence ATGATCTGGTCCATTCGAAGTAAAATCATTCTTATTGGAATCCTGTCGGCGATAGCACTGACATCACTGCAGGGAATTTCCTTTTTCACCGGTGCCCGGGTTGGCGATTCTGTCACGGAAAGTGAGTCGCTAAATCAGCAGGTAACGCTCACCAGCGAGATGAAAATTGCGAATCTGGAAATGGTTCTGGCTGCAATGGATTCCATTATCGACAAGGAAGAAGGCAGCATTCAGCCCGAGCGCAAGGAAGTTATTGCCGCGAGCATCAGTACCCTTCAGAGCAATGGCAACCAACTTCTGACTCTGGCGGAAACGTCGGAGGGTCGGGAGAAAATCACATCGATTATTGAAAAAATTGATCCGCTTGCTGCAGGTATTCAGGTCGATCTGGCGGAATTGATCGTCCGTAATGCTCCGATTGAAGAGTTTGCCCGTATTGATGATGTGATCGACACTTATGGTGAAGGAATGCAGGAGGCTCTGAACGAGTATGAGAGCTATCTTTCCTCCCGTTTCACGCAGTCCATCAAAGATGTTGGTAATACTCTCGATGGTGCCCGGACGATTGGCATTACAGCCTATGCCGTTGCTCTTGTCGTTCTGGCAGCAGCGCTGTTTATTCTTGGCCGTGATATTGTCACCGGCGTCAGCAGTATGACCGCTTCAATGAAGCGGCTGGTAGATGGTGACGACAGCGTTGAAATTCCCGGCATCGGCAAGCGTGACGAAATTGGTCGTATGGCGGAGGCTGTACAGGTCTTCAAGGTCAATGCTATCGAAATCCGCAGGCTGGGTGAACAGCGCGAGGTCGAGAGGCAGCAGGCAGAAGCAGAGAGAGTGGCGACGATGCGCCGTCTCGGAGATAACTTCAGGGACAGTGTGGGGGGAGTGGTCAACAACGTGGCTGAATCTGCCCGTATCATGACCAACTCTTCCGCCACAATGTCCGGTGCGACACAGAATGCAGATGAACAGGCAACAGCTGTTGCCACAGCAGCACAGGACGCCGCGGTGAATGTTCAGACGGTCGCTGCCGCAGCTGAAGAGCTTTCGAGCTCGATCAACGAGATCAGCCGCCAGGTGACAGTGTCGACGGAAATCGCTGCCAGTGCCATGGGTGAGGTCCGGCGAACAACTGAAATGGTACAGGGCCTGACCAATGCAGCTGATAAAATTGGTGATGTTGTCAGCCTGATTACCGACATTGCCGAGCAGACCAATCTGCTGGCGCTGAATGCGACGATTGAGGCTGCCCGTGCCGGTGATGCCGGGAAGGGGTTTGCTGTTGTGGCGAGCGAAGTGAAAAACCTTGCGAATCAAACGGGCAAAGCGACAGAACAAATCAGTCAGCAGATTGCCGGTATTCAGGAGGCGACGCAGAGATCCGCAGAAGCCATTTCCGGCATCAGCGAAACGATCAGCCGCATTAACGAAATCTCCGTTTCAGTAGCATCAGCGGTCGAGGAACAAGGTGCCGCAACAGGAGAGATCGCTGCCAACATCGAACAGGCTGCCGCAGGAACCAACATTGTCTCCGAAAGCATCCGCGGTGTGACAGGAGCGATTTCCGAAACTTCTGCCGCGTCTGTTCAGATTGATGATGCTGTGCGTAATCTGGCGGCGCAGACAGATAACCTGACAGCTGAAGTGGAAAAATTCCTGGGTCATATCCAGAATGGATGA